A part of Candidatus Electrothrix aestuarii genomic DNA contains:
- a CDS encoding glycosyltransferase family 4 protein yields MNSQAVEQGKTVLHIAPTPFFADRGCHIRIRNEVKSLRPYPYRIIICTYHHGADVEGMDIQRIPVIPGYSKLDAGYSPFRFLADFFLFFLVLKTAWQERPSLLHCHLHEGALIGWAVKLCLFWRKIKVLMDMQGSLSGELAAYKAFGSLPFLLSFFRAVESLICRLPDFFFCSSQQSCQVLEKDFQVPREKVLLLQDVVPDAIFAAAPVARSTSRASRFRGLIPKDKQVVLYTGSLLPGKGVQHILEAMKFLCARRDDLFFVLVGYPLEHAEAYIRQHKLESFCLLPGQAPYSELSNWLALGDLALEPKEADSGEASGKLLHYMAAGLPVVCFVTVNNQKMLGEVGYYAPSCDGQGLAVGIEAALADGKQALRRGEKGRELVRARYSSVAVGKLLHDVYGRFIHPSSRISA; encoded by the coding sequence ATGAACAGTCAGGCTGTTGAGCAGGGAAAAACAGTCCTGCATATTGCGCCGACCCCGTTTTTTGCTGACCGGGGCTGCCATATTCGGATCCGCAATGAGGTTAAGAGCCTCCGTCCTTATCCCTATCGGATTATTATCTGTACCTATCATCACGGTGCTGATGTTGAGGGAATGGATATTCAGCGTATTCCTGTCATACCAGGCTATAGCAAATTAGATGCTGGTTATTCTCCCTTTCGTTTTCTCGCTGATTTCTTTCTTTTCTTTCTTGTCCTTAAAACGGCCTGGCAGGAACGTCCCTCCCTCCTTCATTGCCATCTCCACGAAGGAGCGCTGATAGGTTGGGCGGTGAAGCTCTGCCTGTTTTGGAGAAAGATCAAAGTGCTCATGGATATGCAAGGCAGTCTCTCTGGGGAGTTGGCAGCCTATAAGGCCTTTGGTTCGCTTCCCTTTCTCCTCAGTTTTTTTCGTGCCGTTGAAAGTCTTATTTGCCGTCTGCCGGACTTCTTTTTCTGCTCTTCCCAACAGAGCTGTCAGGTTCTGGAAAAGGATTTTCAGGTGCCTCGTGAGAAGGTATTGCTCCTTCAGGATGTGGTCCCTGATGCGATCTTTGCAGCAGCACCAGTAGCTCGCTCAACGTCTCGGGCGAGCCGTTTTCGGGGTTTGATTCCCAAAGATAAACAGGTGGTTCTCTATACTGGTTCTTTATTGCCGGGAAAAGGGGTGCAGCATATCCTGGAAGCCATGAAGTTCCTTTGTGCTCGCCGTGACGATCTTTTTTTTGTTCTGGTTGGCTATCCCCTGGAACATGCAGAGGCGTACATTCGCCAGCATAAGCTGGAGTCATTCTGTCTGCTACCAGGCCAGGCCCCCTACTCTGAGTTGAGCAACTGGCTGGCCCTAGGAGATCTTGCCCTTGAACCCAAGGAGGCGGATTCTGGCGAGGCCAGCGGCAAGCTGCTCCATTACATGGCTGCTGGCTTGCCTGTGGTTTGCTTTGTCACGGTAAATAATCAAAAAATGCTGGGGGAAGTTGGTTATTATGCCCCCTCCTGCGATGGTCAGGGCTTGGCTGTCGGGATAGAGGCGGCTCTTGCCGATGGAAAGCAGGCTCTCCGTAGGGGAGAAAAGGGGCGTGAGCTGGTTCGTGCCCGGTATTCTTCTGTAGCTGTTGGAAAGCTCCTGCACGATGTGTACGGAAGGTTTATCCATCCTTCAAGTAGGATCTCAGCCTAA
- a CDS encoding MBOAT family protein, whose translation MVFSSITFLFFFLPVVLLGYLCVGKRGRNLFLLLASLFFYLWGEQLFVLVMLASIIMNYLFGLLLDRAEMQGSRAGKFLLAAALVANLGMLGFFKYANFAVDNLNLLFSWVSVPRIPLNEVHLPIGISFFTFQAMSYLIDLYRQEYKAQKNPLYLGLYISLFPQLIAGPIVRYRDIAEHIKKRTVSLHDFACGAERFIFGLGKKVLIANPMGQMADHIFGMQAAQLSTGTAWLGVICYTLQIYFDFSGYSEMAIGLGRMFGFHFLENFNYPYISRSIREFWRRWHISLSTWFRDYLYIPLGGNRHGNKRTSLNLLIVFLLCGLWHGASWNFILWGLMYGFFLVVERGKWGRILAGIHPLGQHCYTLLVVINGWVFFRLEQLAEAGSYFSVMYGFAGAERMHPRISMECNALFLSSFVAGILLSLPLYPWLRGQWRIWTREHAPAAVFVQSAKLVLISTLLLFSAGLISVGAYNPFIYFRF comes from the coding sequence ATGGTTTTCAGCTCTATTACATTTCTCTTTTTTTTTCTACCAGTTGTCCTGCTGGGTTACCTCTGTGTTGGTAAAAGAGGGCGTAATCTCTTTTTACTGTTAGCCAGTCTTTTCTTCTACCTTTGGGGCGAGCAGCTCTTTGTGCTTGTTATGCTTGCCTCTATTATTATGAATTATCTCTTCGGCCTGCTGTTGGATCGGGCCGAAATGCAGGGTAGTAGGGCAGGTAAGTTCCTGTTGGCTGCCGCCCTTGTGGCCAACCTCGGTATGCTTGGATTCTTCAAGTATGCAAACTTTGCTGTGGATAACCTTAATCTGCTGTTCAGCTGGGTCAGCGTCCCCCGTATCCCCTTAAATGAGGTGCATCTGCCGATTGGTATCTCCTTTTTTACCTTTCAGGCCATGTCCTATCTTATTGATCTGTATCGTCAGGAATATAAGGCGCAAAAAAACCCGCTCTACCTCGGCCTATATATCTCCCTTTTCCCCCAACTTATTGCAGGGCCCATTGTGCGCTACCGTGATATTGCGGAGCATATAAAAAAACGTACCGTCAGTCTCCATGATTTTGCCTGCGGAGCGGAACGGTTTATCTTTGGCTTAGGCAAAAAGGTGCTGATTGCCAACCCGATGGGGCAGATGGCCGATCATATCTTTGGGATGCAGGCAGCTCAGCTCTCAACCGGTACGGCATGGCTTGGCGTTATCTGTTACACCTTGCAGATTTATTTTGATTTTTCAGGATATTCAGAGATGGCCATCGGACTTGGGCGCATGTTTGGTTTTCATTTTCTGGAAAATTTTAATTATCCCTATATCAGTCGCTCCATTCGTGAATTCTGGCGGCGCTGGCATATCTCCTTATCGACTTGGTTCCGAGACTATCTCTATATTCCCTTAGGGGGAAACCGACACGGCAATAAACGGACAAGTTTAAATCTTTTGATAGTCTTTCTTCTTTGCGGCCTCTGGCATGGTGCAAGTTGGAATTTTATTCTTTGGGGTCTGATGTACGGCTTTTTTCTGGTTGTGGAACGAGGAAAATGGGGGAGGATCTTGGCCGGTATCCATCCGCTTGGCCAGCATTGTTATACCCTGCTGGTGGTAATCAATGGCTGGGTTTTTTTTCGTCTGGAGCAATTGGCAGAGGCTGGTTCCTATTTTTCCGTTATGTACGGTTTTGCGGGCGCGGAAAGGATGCATCCTCGAATCAGTATGGAGTGTAACGCCTTATTTCTCTCTTCTTTTGTGGCCGGTATCCTGCTGAGCCTCCCCCTCTATCCTTGGCTCCGGGGCCAATGGAGGATTTGGACCAGAGAACATGCCCCTGCCGCTGTCTTTGTGCAGTCGGCAAAATTGGTTCTTATCTCGACGCTCCTGCTGTTTTCAGCGGGTTTGATCTCTGTCGGAGCGTATAATCCCTTTATCTATTTCAGATTTTAG